Proteins from one Nilaparvata lugens isolate BPH chromosome 10, ASM1435652v1, whole genome shotgun sequence genomic window:
- the LOC111056985 gene encoding probable protein phosphatase CG10417: MGGYLSEPIKDKESADFESDRLICGASSMQGWRENQEDAHNCCLNYDENVSFFAVYDGHGGQEVAQYCEKNLPDFIKNTEAYKKGDYEKALIDGFLGFDATIITPEVIKVLEQMSGRKLNGSDVEDESEENVKDLFLEAKMPLDQLVAKYRQEGAKIKFDSPAIKSRKDDGAGPSTSKSGVMAGCSKSSEPSSSSSELTNGEVLVNGDKHEAECSKQQPEASSAVGSSSSPKAEVASPSKAEAASSSKAEVASPSKAEAASSSKAELTSPSKAEAASSSKAEMASPSKAEAAGSSKSDAGSCSKSEVPKPEVSSTNGEVDDHDESEKPKTRRNQSLTRKLLMSADDSDDDDDEDSEDLDFENAQASDDDDDDEGDSVAVEMDDEDGEDDEDEDEDDDDEEEDEDDDECDGRFSVLPEEPGMDSGCTAVVALLAGNNLYVANAGDSRCIVCRNGEAIEMSIDHKPEDAPEMERILAAGGTVKEGRVNKGLNLSRAIGDFTYKKNSALPPTEQMIIALPDVKKLEVDTAQDEFMVLACDGIWNSMTSQEVVDFVKPKLHEGVPVSKICEQMFDHCLAPNTLGDGTGCDNMTCIIVKFKSNDSPLEVPPVVKRRCASPDDQECQDRPKRQKTDESLTGSD; this comes from the exons atgggTGGCTATCTCTCGGAACCTATCAAAGACAAAGAGTCGGCTGATTTTGAATCTGATCGGTTAATATGTGGTGCAAGTTCCATGCAAGGTTGGCGTGAAAACCAAGAG gaTGCCCATAAttgttgtttgaattatgacgAGAACGTTTCATTTTTCGCTGTCTATGATGGCCACGGTGGTCAAGAAGTTGCTCAGTATTGCGAGAAAAACCTGCcagatttcattaaaaatactgAAGCATACAAGAAAGGAGACTACGAAAAAGCTCTGATTGATGGATTCCTTGGATTCGACGCAACCATCATCACGCCTGAGGTCATCAAAGTTCTTGAACAGATGTCTGGTCGCAAGCTCAacg GATCCGACGTCGAAGATGAAAGTGAAGAAAATGTGAAAGATCTTTTCTTGGAGGCTAAAATGCCGTTGGATCAGCTGGTGGCCAAATACAGGCAGGAAGGAGCTAAGATTAAATTCGATTCGCCGGCCATCAAATCACGCAAGGATGACGGCGCCGGTCCTTCTACGTCGAAAAGTG GTGTCATGGCGGGCTGTTCCAAGTCGAGCGAGCCAAGCTCGTCGAGTAGCGAGCTGACCAATGGCGAGGTGTTGGTCAACGGAGACAAGCACGAGGCGGAATGCAGCAAACAGCAGCCGGAAGCGAGCAGCGCTGTCGGAAGTAGCAGTTCACCGAAAGCGGAAGTCGCGAGTCCTTCGAAGGCTGAAGCTGCAAGTTCTTCAAAAGCGGAAGTGGCAAGTCCTTCGAAGGCTGAAGCTGCAAGTTCTTCAAAAGCGGAACTGACGAGTCCTTCGAAGGCTGAAGCTGCAAGTTCTTCGAAAGCGGAAATGGCGAGTCCGTCCAAGGCTGAAGCGGCAGGTTCTTCGAAATCAGATGCTGGAAGCTGCTCGAAATCGGAAGTGCCCAAACCGGAAGTGAGCAGTACCAACGGAGAGGTGGACGATCACGATGAATCTGAGAAGCCGAAGACCCGACGCAATCAGAGTTTGACGCGTAAACTGCTAATGAGCGCTGATGACagtgatgatgacgatgatgaggACTCTGAGGACCTCGACTTCGAAAATGCACAGGCTAG cgatgacgatgatgatgatgaaggagatTCAGTAGCAGTCGAGATGGATGATGAAGACGGTGAGGATGACGAagatgaggatgaggatgatgatgatgaggaagaagacGAGGATGACGATGAATGTGATGGCAGATTCTCTGTTCTTCCAGAAGAG CCGGGCATGGACAGTGGATGTACGGCGGTGGTAGCCCTGTTGGCGGGCAACAACCTGTATGTGGCGAACGCGGGTGACTCGCGCTGCATCGTGTGTCGCAACGGCGAGGCCATAGAGATGAGCATCGACCACAAGCCAGAGGACGCGCCCGAGATGGAGAGGATATTGGCGGCCGGCGGCACTGTCAAGGAGGGCCGTGTCAACAAGGGCCTCAACCTGTCCAGAGCAATTG GTGACTTCACCTATAAGAAGAATTCGGCTCTTCCGCCTACAGAGCAGATGATAATCGCTCTGCCCGATGTGAAGAAGCTTGAGGTCGACACGGCGCAAGACGAATTCATGGTGCTGGCCTGCGATGGCATCTGGAACTCGATGACTAGTCAGGAGGTGGTCGATTTCGTGAAGCCCAAGTTGCACGAAGGAGTGCCCGTCTCGAAAATCTGTGAACAG ATGTTCGACCACTGTTTAGCACCGAACACGCTCGGAGACGGAACAGGTTGCGATAATATGACATGTATCATAGTCAAGTTCAAAAGCAATGATTCACCACTGGAGGTACCTCCAGTGGTGAAGCGACGCTGTGCTTCGCCCGACGACCAAGAGTGTCAAGATAGACCCAAGCGACAAAAAACAGACGAGTCTCTAACAGGCTCAGACTGA